A single Bacteroidota bacterium DNA region contains:
- a CDS encoding RecQ family ATP-dependent DNA helicase translates to MNINEIDLHAELKKYFGFDAFKGEQEGVVKSLLEGNDTFVLMPTGGGKSLTYQLPALISEGTAIIVSPLIALMKNQVDAIRGISTNHGIAHVLNSSLNKGEIEQVKSDIVNGITKLLYVAPESLTKEENIEFFKSVKLSFFAIDEAHCISEWGHDFRPEYRNLRSIISKIGIVPIIALTATATPKVQEDIQKTLGMNEAKVYKASFNRPNLFYEVRPKVQVNKEIIRFVKSHQGKSGIIYCLSRKKVEEIAQMLQVNDISALPYHAGLDAKTRVKHQDAFLMEDVDVIVATIAFGMGIDKPDVRFVIHHDMPKSLESYYQETGRAGRDGGEGVCVAFYAYKDIEKLEKFLVGKPIAEMEVGNALLQEVVSYAETSISRRKFLLHYFGEEFDEINGDGAEMDDNTRNPKPKTKAGAEVKILLEMIKNTNQKFKSKEIVYSLVGKTNALINSHKTDQKPFFGIGKYKEDKFWMAAIRQIMVVGLIKKDIESYGVIKLTPEGEEFIKSPKEFMIIEDHNYDNIDEEEKALSTQPKSGGFDKKLFDVLKDLRKKVAKQNGIPPFAIFQDPSLEDMALQYPITIDELKNIFGVGEGKARKFGSSFAKTIANYVEENDITRPDDLVIKSLVNKSTNKVYIIQKTDQKIPLADIAKNKNLTVDELLAQMEAIINSGTKININYELNSLLDEDQQDEIYEYFMEAETDSLEEAVEEFDGEYTDEEIRMVRIRFMSEVAN, encoded by the coding sequence ATGAATATAAATGAAATAGATCTTCATGCAGAATTAAAGAAATACTTTGGTTTTGATGCATTTAAGGGAGAACAGGAAGGTGTTGTAAAAAGCTTATTAGAAGGAAATGATACTTTTGTACTTATGCCTACCGGCGGTGGAAAATCCTTAACATATCAATTACCTGCATTAATAAGTGAAGGTACAGCAATAATTGTTAGTCCTTTGATTGCTTTGATGAAAAATCAGGTAGATGCAATTCGGGGTATTTCAACAAATCATGGAATTGCACATGTTCTTAATTCATCTTTGAATAAAGGTGAGATAGAACAGGTAAAAAGCGACATTGTAAATGGTATTACTAAATTACTTTATGTAGCTCCTGAATCATTGACGAAAGAGGAAAATATAGAATTCTTTAAATCGGTAAAACTATCATTCTTCGCTATTGACGAAGCTCACTGTATATCAGAATGGGGACATGATTTCAGACCGGAATACAGAAACCTGAGATCTATTATTTCTAAAATTGGAATAGTTCCTATTATAGCCCTAACTGCAACGGCTACCCCTAAAGTACAGGAGGATATTCAAAAAACACTTGGAATGAATGAGGCCAAAGTTTACAAAGCCTCATTTAACCGCCCAAATCTGTTTTATGAAGTACGTCCAAAGGTTCAGGTAAATAAAGAAATCATACGATTTGTAAAAAGTCATCAGGGAAAATCGGGAATTATATACTGTTTGAGCCGTAAAAAGGTTGAGGAAATAGCTCAGATGCTTCAGGTAAACGACATTAGTGCATTACCATATCATGCCGGTTTAGATGCTAAAACAAGGGTTAAGCATCAGGATGCATTCTTAATGGAAGATGTAGATGTAATAGTTGCTACTATAGCATTTGGTATGGGTATTGATAAACCGGATGTACGTTTTGTTATACACCACGATATGCCAAAAAGTTTAGAGTCCTACTATCAGGAAACTGGTAGAGCCGGTCGTGATGGTGGTGAAGGAGTTTGTGTTGCATTTTATGCATATAAAGATATTGAAAAACTGGAGAAATTTTTGGTCGGTAAACCTATTGCAGAAATGGAAGTGGGGAATGCTCTGTTACAGGAGGTTGTTTCTTATGCAGAAACTTCAATTTCGCGCCGTAAATTCCTGTTACACTACTTTGGAGAAGAATTTGACGAGATAAACGGTGATGGAGCCGAGATGGATGATAACACAAGAAATCCAAAACCAAAAACCAAAGCGGGTGCAGAAGTAAAAATACTTCTGGAAATGATTAAGAATACCAACCAGAAATTCAAATCGAAAGAGATAGTATATTCGCTGGTAGGAAAAACCAATGCTCTGATAAATTCTCATAAAACAGATCAAAAACCGTTTTTTGGAATAGGTAAGTACAAAGAAGATAAATTCTGGATGGCTGCAATTCGACAAATTATGGTTGTTGGATTGATTAAAAAGGACATTGAATCATATGGCGTAATTAAACTAACACCTGAAGGAGAAGAATTCATTAAATCTCCTAAGGAATTTATGATTATCGAAGACCATAATTACGACAATATTGATGAGGAAGAAAAAGCTCTTTCTACCCAGCCTAAAAGTGGTGGTTTCGATAAAAAATTATTCGATGTTCTTAAAGATCTGCGAAAAAAAGTAGCTAAGCAAAATGGTATTCCTCCATTCGCTATATTCCAGGATCCTTCACTTGAAGATATGGCTCTTCAATACCCTATAACAATTGATGAATTGAAGAATATTTTTGGTGTAGGTGAAGGGAAAGCACGAAAATTCGGAAGTAGTTTTGCAAAAACAATTGCAAATTATGTAGAAGAAAATGATATTACACGTCCGGATGATCTGGTTATAAAATCATTAGTCAACAAATCGACGAATAAAGTTTATATAATTCAGAAAACTGACCAGAAAATACCTTTGGCCGACATTGCAAAGAATAAAAACCTAACGGTTGATGAACTTCTTGCTCAGATGGAAGCTATTATTAATTCCGGCACTAAAATCAACATTAATTACGAATTGAATTCATTGCTCGACGAAGACCAGCAGGACGAAATCTACGAATACTTTATGGAAGCTGAAACAGATTCTCTTGAAGAAGCCGTTGAGGAATTTGATGGAGAATACACCGATGAAGAGATTAGAATGGTGCGAATTCGGTTTATGAGTGAAGTAGCAAATTAG